A single genomic interval of Asterias amurensis chromosome 1, ASM3211899v1 harbors:
- the LOC139939348 gene encoding ciliary microtubule inner protein 6-like yields MTLYMPPLSTKKRGGEQKTDSDTKRVFGNYEENLPASKSHYSTTHSNIPSRRFSPAKSRTLSPTRQHNPHPSQVGFLMQDCRLLNAPICDVKPQAKEATQDPSGDMWWKWKEGQGEVKKVVPKYSYNSTNRDQFRTPEKAQSGQTRHGSNPSTHTSGIVPITSLPSEKGPRLLVEHISYQHQYDSRTNPSQPIRGKKHGSFVWDCFHPVSPAKLTANRTTLLSAPWASNTQDDMQLGEATIGFQKELGLGTLDSTIPRLSTLPSVAS; encoded by the exons ATGACTCTGTACATGCCTCCACTGTCAACCAAGAAGAGAGGAGGGGAACAAAAAACAGa ctcCGACACTAAACGTGTATTCGGTAACTACGAGGAGAACCTCCCCGCTTCTAAAAGCCACTACAGCACCACCCACAGCAACATCCCAAGCCGGAGGTTCTCACCGGCCAAGTCCCGTACACTCTCCCCAACCCGTCAGCACAACCCACACCCATCCCAGGTCGGGTTCCTCATGCAGGATTGCCGTCTGCTCAACGCACCAATCTGTGACGTCAAACCGCAGGCGAAGGAAGCGACCCAGGATCCCAGTGGGGACATGTGGTGGAAGTGGAAGGAGGGCCAGGGGGAAGTGAAAAAGGTGGTTCCAAAATACAGTTACAACTCCACGAACAGAGACCAGTTTCGGACACCTGAGAAAGCCCAGTCTGGTCAGACGAGACACGGCAGCAACCCTAGTACTCATACCTCAGGAATCG TGCCAATAACAAGTCTTCCATCTGAGAAAGGGCCTCGCCTATTGGTTGAGCACATCTCATACCAGCACCAGTATGACAGCCGCACGAACCCAAGCCAACCAATCAGAGGAAAG AAACACGGCAGCTTTGTGTGGGACTGCTTCCATCCAGTTTCCCCAGCCAAGCTCACAGCGAACAGAACGACGTTACTGTCAGCACCATGGGCATCCAACACACAGGACGATATGCAGTTGGGAGAGGCTACCATTGGATTCCAGAAAGAACTTGGACTCGGCACGTTGGATTCAACCATACCGAGACTGTCAACCTTGCCCTCTGTTGCATCTTGA